The following nucleotide sequence is from Diospyros lotus cultivar Yz01 chromosome 3, ASM1463336v1, whole genome shotgun sequence.
aaaaccatatcaggtttgtaggcaacaaaaatcataatacctacaaaaatcataatcgggcttagtgggggaacaaagcccgatagggcttTGTGGGGgaacgaagcccgatcgggcttcgttcCCCCACAaagccctatcgggctttgttccGAAACTAAGCCCGATCAACTGTTATCGCCCACAAAACCCATAAACGATGTgcagttttgaaatttttttctttcacccGAATTAGAgcagatttggaatgatatctatcaaaatatgttctgctcacaactacaatcattctacacaaccttaataagcaatgtgaacacaaaaattattttaaaaaaataaaacaaatacaaatcgaATAGATACCTTGAGATATTGGGTGAAATTAtttgttggagagaaagaaacttATTGAATGAGACTTCAGTGAGGTCGCTGCAATTgataaagaagattgaatgacccaacaagcaaaaagattgaatgtatgaagaatgactgagtttggatagtttgacaatggagagaaagagagtaacgtgaatgtgggaagaggagagagaagaaaggttatatgaaagagataaggatattttggtaaatgaggcTAAGAACAGtagggttttctattttaaaatctcattaagggtatttttggtattttacataaaagtggctatagagtgtaattagtttgtttgaatagttaaaaatgtttttttctgtgaaaaatacaaaaaagattttatacaTTTGACTTTAGTCAAATATAAATTCATCCCATTTATTTATGACATATCGTCACCCTTTTCCCTCCAGCATGCATCATAATAATAAGagattctatttttctttttgcatcttCCTTGGTTCAACAATCTACCTCAGCCGTACTTAACCCCAGACAAATGCAACAGTCCTAAGCATTGTAGTCCATGTAAGTTCACAAATGACATCTCTAGTATGTATGAAACCTGGCCGAATTGGTGAGGAGAGAATGTGTGAAAATCCGTTCTACACGGAGTGCTAACGCATCACTAAAATGGACTAccaaataacattattattttatccaCGATATCTATATATGTAGGGTGCGAAGCTAACAGTTTTGTTGTTGCCACCATAGTCCGATTAGGCTACTTCCAAATACACATGAAATGAATGTGATATCAAGTGAACAAATAAATACATCCAGGTGTCCGTAAAGCATCATAATACATGACAACAACATCCTCGATATAAAGAGCTTGTCATGCAATATAAGACCATATAATTACAAATCCAAAGATACAGCGTCATGTAACAAATTTGTCTCCATAATAGTAGTGTGAAAAAGGGTTTTATGTGCCCTCACGGGCATGGTTTAAGGTTTAGGGTAAATCACTTGAAGTTTTACATAGAATATCGGGGTTTAAATCAATGCGACGACTTAAAAGATAGAATTATTACTAAAATATAGTATTTAGCTAGAATGTAACAATAAAACTAGAAAGCAAGTCCCCACATAGATTACATCGAATATCTAACTTTAAATGTATATAGGTTGTATTCACATCCGGATGTATTAAAAAGTGCATTAAAGGGAAGATCACTCGCCTCTAAAgattaatagaataaaattcaaacactccaagtgaattaaaaaaaaaaaaaaaaaaaggacttcAAGCATATGGGGAAACAAAATTTAGGGGCCATATGATTGATATTTGAAATAATGACAgtttaaaaaaagagagaaaaatagggtTCAGGAAACTTTatgatatcatatatatatgaacagtTAATGCAAAGAAAGTTTATAGGGAAATAGTACATGAAATGAAAAACCAttctattgttaattttatctATAGGGAAATAGTCCTAGGCGCACCTTGGGCGCCTCAAATGCCTTCAGGTGGCTTTGGactttttaaactattttttatgtttttattttattatttattattttatttaattttttattatttaaaatttaaatttattacttcaattacaaatttgacaataaataaaaagactGCTTGTAACACCCGAAATCATCCTTAGTGACACTTTAAACATAATTCTAGgagcaaaaatttaaattataatagtttaggAACTCAAACATCACTTTTTTCATAGTTTGGGAactaaaatgaaaagtttaaatAGTCCAAATTTTAGCCTCATAACACACGAATTTCTAGAATATTCttgaagatttttttattttatagatataaataaattaatttctctatatatgatatgatttaaatctttctaattgataaaagataaaataaaattatttgcttGTATTTCTTtagatatgatatgatttaaaattttttaattgataaaagataaggcaaaatCCTTTGATTTTATggatatatgatatgatttaaatCTTCCTAATTTATAAGAGATAacataatatttgaatttaaattataaaaaaatatatatttaatttgatttaaataattctaattgataagagataaaataagatttgaatttatcttataagaaaaatatttaattagaatcCTTATCAAATTGGATTCTTGACTATAAATATAACTTTCCCTATTCACAATTCTTTATTTCCCTTCTCCTTAGTTGGCCGACCTCCtccttctatttttatttatttatttatttcttactaCAAACAAAACAACAAGGTGTGAAAGTTTTGattatgagaaaatagttaaaaatcCATTTTATCCAATCAAGTTAAAGGTAAGTGTATTATAAACTATATTtgtgtttaaataaattcatgaaaTCAAATTTTATGGTCCCTTGTGTCATGATTACAAGTAAATTTTAGGATTGGAGTTTAGTAATAATGTACAAAAATTCTTACCCCCACAAGTTGGTAGAATATATTGTGTCTTGTTAAAGTTTAAGTTATCTCatatttaactatgattaataattcatttgtatttattgaGATTTATCTCCCCTCTTATATTTCTCCTCTTAGGTGGTTATGAATAAAAGGTTAGAGTAAGGACTGGCATGTGGTGGCAtgtttaaaagaattttaaaattttaattttaatattttttttaggatGTCTATTAGATAAGTCaatcaattttgttttctttatttatgtTGAAATAAAGTTTTCAATGTTAAACTCTTAAGATTTTATATGAATGCTATAAAAcatcttttgaaattttatttaaatttattaaattttgattctcGATTTAAGTTTTTGAGCGTCAgactattattttaaatatttcaattgaaTTTACATTAgatgaaaatggagaagaagatgatgtgAAAGAATATATTAGAGATAATGCTTCTAAcgatgaaaaaaaatatgaaaatgtttgaacttaataatttttaaattatttaaaatgcataatgttaatcttgattaaaatttaaaatttataaattattttaaaatttaatttaaattgacttaaaaacttttaaacggtattttttaacattttttattgttctttacattagtatatgttaaattttttaatttatttgataatatttttgtaaatatattattaagagttaaaatctattttatatcttattcttcgactataatatatatatatatatttttaattagcacGCACCTAGTTCCATTAGGCGCGCACCTCATCTTATACCTTAGGTTCCAACACCCTTTTACGTCTTGAACTTTTAATAACACTGAAGTCGGCTCGGCTAATAAAAGTACATTAAAGCTCACACACTCTAAAGAAACAAGTCTCGTCTCATCAAAGCATATGGAAATAAGGAGCCTGTCCAAAGCTATAAAAGTTATCCACAAATGTTCCTAATTACAACATTGTAAAGTAATAttccccctttttctttttgcttggtaatattccttttcttttgcatcCTTCCTCTTCCATGCTTCAAAgctctattttctattttgaaccAAGTGTTGACAAACTTGTAACTATTTATATTCAAACTTTCAGTGTATTGTTTGGTGACCTAGAGCCTGATTTTCAAGACATTTGTTAGTACGATAAACAAGGTGGTGAAGGTTCACCTTCtctatttttcagaaaaataataataaaaaccaATGCACAGAAcaaccataaaataataatcaagcCTCCAGATTGTGTCATGTTAAGTTGACATTGATAACGAATAACAAAGTTGAACAATAGATACGCAGGGTAATCTCATCTGCTCGAGCCCGATATGGAACAACAAAGAATGAGATAACATATACAAACAAGAATCATGTTACATGTACAcaatttttgtacatcttgggctacacaagggatattatgaccaaaataccttgCACCTCTCCATGCACTCACGcacctctatgcgcctcatgaggggtatttttgtcattagtacacctttgtgtagtcCAAGgtatacacaaaggtgtaccaatagcattattctACAAACAAATGTCCATATGGAAAACTTAGgaacaaaatagaaaaggaaaCGACCATAGCAGATTTGACCTAGTatggaaatgaaataaaatctgGGAATCCGAGAGAGAATAGATGGAACTCTACTAATAGAAGATCAAATAAGACAGAGATGCCAAGCAATATGGACCAAGAGGAAAGCCTGACTGAAGAATGAAGCACTTCCTCCATTACCACGTCCCAGAAACTCCTCGTGTTGACATGAGAGTTGGTGCAGCCGCAGCAGCCGCACCAGTAGGTCACTCCATCAACACTGCACCTAGGGTTGGTCCTAAATCCTTTACAGGTCAAGTGGTGAGAGTTTATCAGTATTGAAGCAGAGATCCCTGCATCAGAGttgcgccatccctgcttggtAATTCGATGGCAAAAGAAGTATCATACTCCAATCTGATGATGGCTTAGGGCAACCCCATCACACATGTcttgtttccattttttctaACTCAAATGGAAAGAACACAAACGGAATGATGTGGagaattgaaaatgaaatataaattactCACAGAATTTTCAAACAGCTCCTAAGGCATTTTGATCCATGCTTGCCTCAGTGGTGGAGTGAAGATTCTTTAGCAAACCAGTGAAAAAGAGACACTAAAAGGCAAAACAAGCTTTATCTTTCCCCACAGATTGTCCCTCCAAGGGACAGTTGTCTTGCCAATTACAATATAAACCTCCTACAGGTTGCATCAGTACGTGTAGGTAGTAAACCCATTCTCTTTTTTCTACTTTGCAGATCAATTTCTCACTTGTATCATCTCTGAGACCTTAAAGGACTGGAAGACCCTCCATCCCTCTCCCCAATCTCAGGATGTCCAAAGCACCTTGTCAGGTACCTGGACCAGACCTAGGGTTTCTTAGGTAActaggaagaaacaaagagagaaagtaatcgagaaagagggagagatcagaaacaataaagagaaagagctgagagagagaaaagacacAGAGAATGAGATCTTGTTATTTCGCATCATAATTCCCCATTCTCCAATTAGTGGCCCATTTATAGGCCTTCTAGCTTTCAGTTACAATTGTAACTGAAAGTTACAAGTTGCTTTCAGTTGTAACTGTATACTGAAAAAATTGCAAGTTGTAACAGAAAAAATACAATACAGTAATTTCAACAAGCTGCAATTACTGTTATAACCCTAGGGTCTTGACACACCTATGTGACTACTGTAGCTTCTAAGTCAGCTTGACTGAGTCCATATGACGTCAGATaatcacaaccagttgccacaACACTAAAAATTGCATACAGATGTTTCAAGTAACACAGGGCCACAggccataaaataatttacaattcgTTCAACATTTCAACCCAAAGTATTTAGGAAGCAATTAAATAGAACAATTCAAAAACCTACATGAACAAGCCAGAAGTCAGATCGGTTTTATTCATGTGGCATTCCCTACCAAGAAAAACACCTAAATCTCGTGTGGGAATTAAGTCCCATGCGGAGAGCAACCAGAAAAATAAAGCCTCCAGATCATGTAATCTTAAGTTGACAAACATTGATACTGAATAACAAAGTTGAACCCTATATGAAATAATAAAgaatgagagaacaaatggcCGTGATTCACATTCTCAATTATAGTAATCATATACAAACAAACATTCATATGCAAAAGTAAGAAACAGACAGGAAAAGAAAGGACCAAATTAGCAGATCTGATCTCGTACGGTGATGAAATGAATAGAAATGAAATCGGGGGAAGCCGAGAGAGAACATATGCAACTCTACTCAGAGAAGGCCGAACAAGACAGAGAAGCCAAGCAATATGAGCCAGACAATATGGACCAAGAGGAATGCCTGACCGGAGAGCGAAGCGCTTCCTCCATTACCGACGTCACAGAAACCTCTCTTGGCAACACGCGTGCCGGCGCACAGGGCGTCGGCGCAGCCGCACCAGTAGGTCACCCCGTCCACCCCACAAACGGGGTCGGTCCTGAAGCATTTGACGGGGCAAGCGGCGCGAGTCACCG
It contains:
- the LOC127796481 gene encoding uncharacterized protein LOC127796481 produces the protein MSAFSRFAFCAIIYGLVFALCFCTAVRSEHDGSSAIRLPSEGDNAGGGDDLCSGTVTRAACPVKCFRTDPVCGVDGVTYWCGCADALCAGTRVAKRGFCDVGNGGSASLSGQAFLLVHIVWLILLGFSVLFGLL